A stretch of Babesia bigemina genome assembly Bbig001, chromosome : III DNA encodes these proteins:
- a CDS encoding membrane-associated calcum-binding protein, putative, producing the protein MKAVCAFAVLLALAVPAAAWVAEDGEEHGAEDHPAGLSREQVEAKMGKLFGIIDDNKDGLIVTEELEKFNSKNLQRVQNMQLEQEMQMVDKNKDGLIDFEELSLTFPPDAGTPDDFMEGLNRRFNIADKDGDGKLTKAEMHILLNPAHDEAMLELEIKEIMLTHDKNGDGLISTDEYAATKGDDEKEDDFLEIEFKPFDLNGDGLLSSQELVLAFKEEATEDVETSLEDVIAILGTDPVDYAIWMKYALELSTSSVTDHGELLRFPGDYDLDLSDETRERKGQEGASDYPSSEL; encoded by the coding sequence ATGAAGGCTGTTTGCGCGTTTGCAGTGCTGTTAGCCCTGGCTGTGCCGGCGGCCGCCTGGGTTGCCGAGGACGGCGAGGAGCACGGCGCCGAGGACCACCCCGCGGGGCTCTCGCGCGAGCAGGTGGAGGCCAAGATGGGCAAGCTGTTCGGCATCATCGACGACAACAAGGATGGGCTGATCGTCACCGAGGAGCTCGAGAAGTTCAACAGCAAGAACCTCCAGAGGGTGCAGAATATGCAGCTCGAGCAGGAAATGCAGATGGTGGACAAGAACAAGGACGGCCTGATTGACTTCGAGGAGCTGAGCCTGACGTTCCCTCCGGACGCGGGCACCCCCGACGACTTCATGGAGGGGCTCAACCGCAGGTTCAACATTGCGGACAAGGACGGCGACGGGAAGCTCACGAAGGCGGAGATGCACATCCTGCTGAACCCCGCGCACGACGAGGCGATGCTCGAGCTCGAGATCAAGGAGATCATGCTGACGCACGACAAGAACGGCGACGGCCTGATCTCGACGGACGAGTACGCCGCGACCAAGGGCGACGACGAGAAGGAGGACGACTTCCTTGAGATCGAGTTCAAGCCGTTCGACCTGAACGGCGACGGGCTGCTGTCGTCGCAGGAGCTGGTGCTCGCGTTCAAGGAGGAGGCCACCGAGGACGTGGAGACCAGCCTGGAGGACGTGATCGCCATCCTCGGCACCGACCCCGTCGACTACGCCATCTGGATGAAGTACGCGCTCGAGCTGTCCACGAGCTCCGTCACCGACCACGGCGAGCTCCTGAGGTTCCCCGGCGACTACGACCTGGACCTCTCCGACGAGACCCGGGAGCGCAAGGGCCAGGAGGGCGCGAGCGACTACCCGTCGTCCGAGCTGTGA
- a CDS encoding ribosomal protein S4e, putative: MVGASPSCSPFRCSGRGIKKHMKRINAPSHWLLDKLSGRYAPKPSPGPHKSTECLPLMLLLRNRLKYALTYDEVKLIVMQKVVRVDGKVRTDITYPIGFMDVVSLDRTNEHFRLLYDTKGRFVPHKITAEEATYKLCRVKKTFIGPKEVGVAVTHDGRTIRCIHPDVKPGDSLRIDLETGSVIEFFKFEVGNLVMVTGGHNQGRVGTIVHKEKHPGSFDLIHVRDEVGNTFSTRSSNVFVIGVGTNNYVSLPKDRGIKKSIIEDRAQRLARAH; encoded by the exons ATGGTAGGCGCGTCCCCCAGCTGCTCACCTTTTCGTTGTTCC GGTCGCGGTATAAAGAAGCATATGAAGCGCATCAACGCGCCTTCTCACTGGCTTTTGGACAAGTTGAGCGGTCGCTACGCCCCGAAGCCATCGCCAGGACCTCACAAGTCCACGGAGTGCCTGCCCCTGATGCTGCTCTTGAGGAACCGTCTGAAATACGCCCTGACCTACGACGAGGTCAAGCTGATCGTGATGCAGAAGGTGGTCCGCGTCGACGGCAAGGTGCGCACCGACATCACCTATCCCATCGGTTTCATGGACGTGGTCTCGCTGGACCGCACGAACGAGCACTTCCGCCTCTTGTACGACACCAAGGGCCGCTTCGTCCCGCACAAGATCACCGCTGAGGAGGCCACCTACAAGCTCTGCAGGGTGAAGAAGACCTTCATCGGGCCCAAGGAGGTCGGCGTCGCCGTGACCCACGACGGGCGCACCATCCGCTGCATCCACCCCGATGTCAAGCCCGGAGACTCCCTGCGCATCGACCTCGAGACCGGCTCGGTCATCGAGTTCTTCAAGTTCGAGGTCGGCAACCTCGTCATGGTCACCGGAGGTCACAACCAGGGCCGTGTGGGCACCATCGTCCACAAGGAGAAGCACCCCGGCAGCTTCGACCTGATCCACGTGCGCGACGAGGTGGGCAACACTTTCTCCACCCGCAGCTCCAACGTCTTCGTGATCGGCGTCGGCACCAACAACTACGTGTCGCTCCCGAAGGACCGCGGTATCAAGAAGTCGATCATCGAGGACCGTGCGCAGAGGCTGGCGCGCGCCCACTAA
- a CDS encoding Predicted ATPase of the ABC class, putative yields MDRKRGLGPSASRRWGRRLDEERKHNYGNVRGNEEVGGCNPEYKFAESYFDEEDGVLQWPPEQMQIHTSNLINYLKGKDGGPYGSYKNLQGQWSVMENTVTVIFDRIQSDPFAPPSNIRIRLPSAVHRFPSDVISPRLRNVAACDAIARRVCVELKRLDEAENGRFRRTGFEMTKPRQYVLPRKSVVLTDEHLEIRMYVHMPGNGRRVNGYQAAHMFADVLPALVRDALHFGAYDSKRFYDHIKSVEDQEYLRAQLSELGLVAFVADGSILPRESGISDKPMTADAVLPFKSPDSLQVAVTLPNRGRVVGMGLKRGVTLVVGGGYHGKTTLLEALQVGCYNKVPGDGREFVVTSPNAVKVRAEDGRSVSGVDISTFIGTLPNGKDCRVFSTPDASGSTSQAAAIMESVEMGADLLLLDEDISAANFMYRDNLMDALVCKGSEPITTFLLLVQAFYKKLGVSTIMVSGSCGLFMDQADTVIQMNQYTCQDQTQAARDVASRYKVDLREPIAAAVSGNDIFETSQLNGRVVSPHTFKREQQKVRQHGMGSIQYGTENIDLGLLEQLVEPGQTSTITNIIIHLENMFRENRSAVHNKTLRELLELLYSKWSTSKAVGYNGLDDVNGFRPFPAGDCSMPRIFEVAAALNRMRSLSISGFKKAGYQPQSYSALS; encoded by the exons ATGGATCGCAAGCGAGGCCTCGGTCCCAGCGCTTCGCGGCGCTGGGGACGTCGGCTCGACGAGGAGAGGAAGCATAACTACGGCAACGTGCGAGGAAACGAGGAGGTTGGCGGTTGCAACCCGGAATACAAGTTCGCCGAGAgctacttcgacgaggaggatggGGTGCTGCAGTGGCCGCCAGAGCAGATGCAGATCCACACAAGCAACCTCATAAACTACCTCAAAGGCAAAGACG GCGGACCGTACGGCTCATACAAGAACCTGCAAGGCCAGTGGAGCGTCATGGAAAACACAGTCACTGTCATATTCGACAG GATCCAGAGTGACCCCTTTGCGCCCCCGTCTAACATCCGCATCCGGCTGCCGAGCGCAGTGCACCG GTTTCCGTCGGACGTGATATCGCCTCGGCTGCGCAATGTGGCGGCTTGCGATGCGATTGCCCGCCGTGTGTGCGTGGAGTTGAAGCGCTTGGACGAAGCGGAGAACGGCAGGTTTCGTCGCACCGGCTTCGAGATGACCAAGCCCCGCCAATACGTCCTCCCGCGTAAGAGCGTCGTGCTGACGGACGAGCACCTGGAGATTCGTATGTACGTCCACATGCCTGGCAACGGCCGGCGCGTCAACGGCTACCAAGCGGCGCACATGTTTGCCGACGTGCTTCCGGCGCTCGTGCGTGACGCCCTGCATTTCGGCGCGTACGACTCCAAGAGGTTCTACGACCACATCAAGAGCGTCGAGGACCAGGAAT ACCTCAGGGCGCAGCTGTCGGAACTGGGCCTGGTTGCCTTCGTGGCGGACGGCTCCATTCTGCCGCGCGAAAGCGGCATCAGCGACAAGCCGATGACCGCTGACGCAGTGCTGCCGTTCAAGTCGCCAGACAGCCTGCAAGTGGCCGTTACGCTGCCCAACAGGGGCCGTGTGGTCGGCATGGGCCTGAAGCGCGGTGTCACGCTGGTCGTGGGCGGAGGCTACCACGGCAAGACCACGCTGCTAGAGGCGTTGCAG GTGGGGTGCTACAACAAGGTGCCTGGGGACGGCCGGGAGTTCGTCGTCACCTCCCCCAACGCCGTGAAGGTGCGTGCGGAGGATGGTCGCAGCGTCAGCGGGGTCGACATTTCGACGTTCATCGGCACCCTCCCCAACGGCAAGGACTGCCGCGTCTTCAGCACGCCGGACGCCTCGGGCTCGACCTCGCAGGCAGCCGCGATCATGGAGTCGGTTGAGATGGGCGCCGACctgttgctgctggacgaggACATCTCCGCAGCCAATTTCATGTACCGCGACAACCTGATGGACGCGTTGGTGTGCAAGGGAAGCGAGCCCATCACCACCTTCCTGCTGCTGGTGCAGGCGTTTTACAAGAAACTGGGCGTATCGACCATCATGGTCTCGGGCTCGTGCGGCCTCTTCATGGACCAGGCTGACACCGTCATCCAGATGAACCAGTACACCTGCCAGGACCAGACCCAGGCCGCACGCGACGTGGCGTCGCGCTACAAGGTCGACCTGCGTGAG CCAAtcgccgctgccgtcagCGGCAATGACATCTTCGAGACCTCGCAACTGAACGGCCGTGTCGTTTCGCCAC ACACGTTCAAGCGCGAGCAGCAGAAGGTGCGCCAGCACGGCATGGGCAGCATACAGTACGGAACGGAGAACATCGACCTGGGTTTGTTGGAGCAGCTGGTGGAGCCCGGGCAGACCAGCACGATCACCAACATCATCATCCACCTGGAGAACATGTTCCGCGAAAACAGAAGCGCTGTGCACAACAA GACACTCCGTGAGCTGCTCGAGCTACTGTACTCCAAATGGAGCACCTCAAAGGCCG TTGGGTACAACGGCCTCGACGACGTGAACGGGTTCCGGCCATTCCCCGCG GGTGACTGTTCGATGCCACGCATCTTCGAGGTGGCTGCTGCGCTGAACCGCATGCGCAGCCTCTCGATCTCCGGGTTCAAAAAGGCCGGCTACCAGCCCCAGAGCTACAGCGCTTTGTCGTGA
- a CDS encoding MYOSIN LIGHT CHAIN KINASE domain containing protein, putative, producing MAQSNQGPAIVVIQNGMASKKSWKEWYGSSWIRYMAFASVAMCMYLPDQVTTVASKHLTVALNIPSANTGVYCTKLYATKTLVNFIGSLITVGVQMLFTKHITTISCISMVLMGITRIALVVSFFLPNAAVGFYITFIVHSFVRGSFESTFYPLGADDMSTISLSFKGSKVALWAIQVLMDVIIAEQATWMIASHLVIMLLITLLATVVWIVHCKFKDAQSEESNAVEEKEETEQAEHKAQPVAESGQPGKGADGGASEPAVSTKPAETPKPLSTTKPAETPKPLGNVKPAETPKPVAADTSSGTSAELNGASVSQDASPSEPKSSDAKTEEKKDEKDATGEKAPSAFKAFLMRLVGMRPVKPKEHQRCQNGCCNLSEKLVVKRDLTMWQVIRRVISPFFMCVCGWPLKNFFIPGLLPYTLVDRSLCHPINIVRMFFTFIVTFVIHFMKVNIESMGKPWGRAPRGWHMAWLFFIPTVACMPFIYIALHYPQGVIFQRLHDNPLNVGILSVMMSGSTTIIDTMGYIGISACSKNDQGERGNNSVRFIAINSFVMQLIASFTYRMSAGYQIIRRKYVDDVTNSAPTDDMSWIAGLWFWISSTLSQSGYDFVHEFDGNIREFVNDSSQVAAPAS from the coding sequence ATGGCCCAGTCGAATCAGGGCCCCGCCATCGTCGTGATCCAGAATGGGATGGCTAGCAAAAAGAGCTGGAAGGAATGGTACGGGTCGTCCTGGATCCGGTACATGGCCTTCGCATCCGTTGCGATGTGCatgtacctgccggaccAGGTCACCACGGTGGCTTCGAAGCACCTCACCGTCGCCCTGAACATCCCGTCGGCGAACACCGGAGTGTACTGCACGAAGCTCTACGCCACGAAGACGCTCGTCAACTTCATCGGTTCTTTGATCACGGTGGGGGTGCAAATGCTGTTCACCAAGCACATCACCACCATTAGCTGCATCAGCATGGTGTTGATGGGCATTACCAGGATCGCTCTGGTTGTTTCGTTCTTCCTGCCCAACGCTGCGGTGGGATTCTACATCACGTTCATCGTGCACTCGTTCGTCAGGGGGTCGTTCGAAAGCACGTTCTACCCCCTCGGCGCTGACGACATGAGCACCATCTCCCTCTCCTTCAAGGGGTCGAAGGTGGCGTTGTGGGCGATCCAGGTGCTCATGGacgtcatcatcgccgagcAGGCCACGTGGATGATCGCGAGCCACTTGGTCATCATGCTGCTGATAACGTTATTGGCTACTGTGGTTTGGATCGTGCACTGCAAATTCAAGGATGCGCAAAGCGAAGAGTCGAATGCAGTTGAGGAGAAGGAAGAAACAGAACAGGCTGAACACAAAGCTCAACCTGTGGCTGAAAGTGGTCAGCCAGGAAAGGGGGCAGATGGTGGTGCATCGGAGCCTGCGGTAAGCACTAAGCCTGCAGAAACACCAAAGCCGTTGAGTACTACTAAGCCAGCGGAAACACCGAAGCCGTTGGGAAATGTGAAACCAGCGGAAACGCCGAAACCGGTTGCAGCAGATACTTCATCGGGAACGAGTGCCGAGCTAAATGGTGCGTCGGTATCGCAAGATGCATCGCCTTCTGAACCGAAGTCATCTGATGCTAAAACTGAGGAAAAGAAGGACGAAAAGGACGCTACGGGTGAAAAGGCGCCGTCGGCCTTCAAGGCCTTCCTGATGCGCCTGGTTGGCATGAGGCCGGTGAAACCCAAGGAGCACCAGCGGTGCCAAAACGGCTGCTGCAACCTGTCGGAGAAGCTGGTGGTCAAGCGGGACCTGACGATGTGGCAGGTGATCAGGCGGGTGATTTCGCCGTTCTTCATGTGCGTGTGCGGGTGGCCCCTGAAGAACTTTTTCATCCCCGGCCTTCTGCCGTACACGCTGGTTGACCGGAGCCTGTGCCACCCGATCAACATCGTGCGCATGTTCTTCACCTTCATCGTGACGTTCGTGATCCACTTCATGAAGGTCAACATCGAGTCGATGGGGAAGCCCTGGGGGAGGGCGCCGCGTGGCTGGCACATGGCGTGGCTCTTCTTTATCCCCACAGTGGCCTGTATGCCGTTCATCTACATCGCACTGCACTACCCGCAGGGCGTGATCTTCCAGAGGCTGCACGACAACCCGCTGAACGTCGGCATCCTCAGCGTCATGATGTCCGGCAGCACCACCATCATCGACACCATGGGCTACATCGGCATCTCGGCGTGCTCCAAGAACGACCAGGGCGAGCGCGGAAACAACTCCGTGCGGTTCATCGCGATAAACTCGTTCGTCATGCAGCTCATCGCGTCCTTCACCTATCGCATGAGCGCCGGCTACCAGATCATCAGGAGGAAGTACGTCGACGATGTCACGAACTCCGCGCCTACGGACGACATGAGCTGGATCGCCGGTCTGTGGTTCTGGATCTCGTCGACGCTGTCGCAGTCCGGCTACGACTTCGTCCACGAGTTCGACGGTAACATCAGGGAGTTTGTGAACGACAGCAGCCAAGTCGCCGCACCCGCGTCTTAG